GAAGATGATATTCATCAGATTTTAAAGATTGGGTGGTCACAGAAAACTACTTCTTCATCGGGTTCAGGAGAGGATTTGAATCGGTCTGAGGACTCTACACCGCTTATTTTTGTTGAAATAGGTCCTGGAAAGGTCTTATCTGGATTAATCCGTAGAATTGATAAAAATGCTATTACTTTAAATGTTGAAGATCTGAAGAGTTTGGAGAAAACAGTACAGGCTTTATCAGGCAATTAACAAAGAACAATTCAACCTGGAGATAATTAGTCGGTAGGAATTGTTCTTTGTTAATTGTTTCCTGTTGGAATCAATGTGGAGTTAGAGGGTAAAGTTAGCCTTGTGACAGGTGGGAGTCGTGGAATCGGGCGGGAAATAGCTCTGGTGTTAGCAGAAGCCGGGTCGGAGGTTATCGTTATTTACCGGAATCAGGCAGAGAAAGCCTCTGAAGTGGTAAAACTTATTGAAAAAATGGGGAGGAAAGCGCAGGCTATTCAAACAGATGTCAGTCAGTCGGAGGAAATCCACGCTTTAGTAGAGCGGGTTACCGACGAGAAGGGGCGTATTGACATTTTGGTTAATAATGCCGGTATGAGTCGAGATACCCTTCTACCCAGGATGAAAGAAGAGGATTGGAATCAGGTTCTGAATGTCAATCTGACAGGGGTTTTCAATTGTACCAAAGCCGTTTCTAAAGTTATGCTGAAGCAAAGGAGCGGGCGAATTGTTAATATGACCTCTATTGTTGGGGTAATAGGTAATCCAGGTCAAGCGGCCTATGCTGCTGCCAAAGCAGGCATCATTGGATTTACAAAAACCATTGCCAAGGAATTAGCTTCCCGGGGAATTACGGTGAATGCTGTAGCGCCTGGTTTTATAGAAACCGATATGACGCTGGAACTTTCAGATAAAACGAAAAGTTATTTCCTGTCCCAGATTCCGCTTCAACGTTTTGGAACTCCCCGAGATGTGGCAGAGGTTGTCAGGTTTTTAGTTTCTGATAAAGCCAGTTATATAACAGGTCAGGTTATTCACGTAAACGGAGGAATGTATATGTAGTAAGGACGGGTCTATGACCTGCTCCTTACTATAAAAGGAGGTAATCTATGGCAGCCATTGAAGATCGTGTCAAAGAGATTATAGTTGAACAATTAGGAGTAGATGCCGAAGAAGTTACTCCAGAAGCATCTTTTATTGAGGATTTGGGAGCGGATTCACTGGATACAGTAGAGCTGGTCATGGCCTTTGAAGAGGAGTTTAATATCGAAATTCCCGATGAGGAAGCCGAGAAAATTTTGACCGTTAAAGATGCTGTGGAGTACATCAAAAGAAATACATGATCGGTAAAAGATGAAGAGGAAGGAAGGAGAATAGGAGAGTGGAAGAACAGGGTCATAGTTCTTTGCGCTCTTCCCCTCTTCCATTTTTCTATCTTCTGGATTTATCTCTTGCCATCCGGTTTTTGTCTTAAAAAAGAGATCCATGTAACTCTTAGAAAGGAGAGGACCAACTCAAACTTTGCACCACAAACCTAAAGAGTTTTGCAGAGTTTGAGAACCCGAGTTAAATCTTGAAGAGAAGAGTTGTAGTTACAGGATTAGGGGCTGTAACTCCTATTGGAAATAATGTTCAAGAGTTTTGGAAGGGACTCTGCGAAGGGAAGTCTGGAATTGGCTTAATCACTCGTTTCGATACAACCGATTATCCGACTAAAATTGCAGGAGAGGTAAAAGGTTTTGATCCACTTGATTATATTGATAAAAAAGAAGTGAAGAAAATGGATATATTTATCCATTATGCCCTGGCGGCGAGTGAAATGGCCATTAAAGATTCCGGGCTTAAATTGGATACCCTGGATAAGGAGCGGGCAGGAGTTCTGATCGGATCTGGAATTGGGGGGCTTCCTTCCATGGAAGAACAACATCAAATACTTTTAGAAAAAGGTCATCGACGGATCTCTCCCTTTTTTATCCCTATGCACATTATTAAT
The genomic region above belongs to Candidatus Limnocylindrales bacterium and contains:
- the fabG gene encoding 3-oxoacyl-[acyl-carrier-protein] reductase, translated to MFPVGINVELEGKVSLVTGGSRGIGREIALVLAEAGSEVIVIYRNQAEKASEVVKLIEKMGRKAQAIQTDVSQSEEIHALVERVTDEKGRIDILVNNAGMSRDTLLPRMKEEDWNQVLNVNLTGVFNCTKAVSKVMLKQRSGRIVNMTSIVGVIGNPGQAAYAAAKAGIIGFTKTIAKELASRGITVNAVAPGFIETDMTLELSDKTKSYFLSQIPLQRFGTPRDVAEVVRFLVSDKASYITGQVIHVNGGMYM
- a CDS encoding acyl carrier protein, whose protein sequence is MAAIEDRVKEIIVEQLGVDAEEVTPEASFIEDLGADSLDTVELVMAFEEEFNIEIPDEEAEKILTVKDAVEYIKRNT